A single genomic interval of Spinacia oleracea cultivar Varoflay chromosome 6, BTI_SOV_V1, whole genome shotgun sequence harbors:
- the LOC110804090 gene encoding uncharacterized protein, translated as MIFLRHHLHEGLKTEYLTVKDPQILWSNLKERYDHQKTVILPKTRYDWLHLRLQDFKSVSEYNSAMFKITSQLKLCGEKITDADMLEKTYSTFHANNVVLQTQYREKGFKKYSELISCLLVAEQNNELLMKNYEARPTGSTPFPEANVTSHSGKISKNKDHASSSGRGRGQWRGRGRGRGFGGYGRGRGGYYKSSHSHQKWDRKDGKGEKGKSDNVTSVCYRCGGKGHWSRVCRTPKHLVDLYQSSLKKKGKNVETNLVFEDGEGDFESGDTTLLEVADFFTSPEGNN; from the coding sequence ATGATATTTCTTCGCCATCACCTCCACGAGGGCCTTAAAACTGAGTATTTGACAGTTAAAGACCCACAAATCCTTTGGAGCAATCTAAAGGAAAGGTATGACCACCAGAAAACTGTAATATTACCAAAAACTCGTTATGATTGGTTGCATTTAAGATTACAGGATTTTAAATCCGTGAGTGAATATAATTCAGCCATGTTTAAAATTACTTCTCAATTGAAATTGTGTGGAGAGAAAATTACTGATGCAGATATGTTAGAAAAAACATACTCCACTTTTCATGCAAACAATGTTGTCCTGCAGACACAGTATCGAGAAAaaggttttaaaaaatattctgAATTGATATCTTGTCTTCTTGTGGCTGAACAAAATAATGAGCTGTTAATGAAAAATTATGAAGCACGCCCTACTGGCTCAACTCCATTCCCTGAAGCGAATGTGACATCCCATAGCGGGAAAATATCAAAGAATAAAGACCATGCCAGCAGCAGTGGTCGTGGTCGTGGCCAATGGCGAGGCCGTGGGCGTGGACGTGGTTTTGGTGGCTATGGTAGAGGTCGTGGAGGTTATTACAAGAGCTCACATTCCCACCAGAAGTGGGACCGCAAAGATGGTAAAGGTGAGAAAGGAAAAAGTGACAATGTGACTAGTGTTTGTTATCGTTGTGGAGGAAAAGGCCATTGGTCACGCGTATGTCGCACTCCAAAACACCTTGTTGACCTTTATCAATCATCATTGAAGAAGAAAGGAAAGAATGTTGAGACCAATCTTGTATTTGAAGATGGCGAAGGTGATTTTGAGTCTGGTGATACAACTCTCCTAGAAGTTGCAGATTTCTTTACTTCCCCTGAAGGGAATAATTAA